The following are encoded together in the Thermosipho affectus genome:
- the tpiA gene encoding triose-phosphate isomerase, which produces MLAGNWKMNKTPSESMHFASILLNGFAKMKGFDVIIAPTFISIPAVYEILKDSNIKLAAQNMYSEDEGAFTGEISWKMLKDAGVEYVILGHSERRNIFRESDELINKKILKALEVGLNPIFCVGEKLEERENNLTFAVIETQIKKGLKGVKDIEKVIIAYEPVWAIGTGKVATPHQAQEVHKFIRNLIKEMYGDEASEKIRILYGGSIKPNNFFKLIIQPDIDGGLVGGASLKESFIELGKIMKIVI; this is translated from the coding sequence ATTCTTGCAGGTAATTGGAAAATGAATAAAACTCCTTCTGAATCCATGCATTTTGCATCTATATTACTAAATGGGTTTGCAAAAATGAAAGGATTTGATGTAATAATAGCACCAACATTTATATCAATTCCTGCTGTATATGAAATATTAAAAGATTCAAACATAAAACTTGCAGCTCAGAACATGTATTCTGAAGATGAAGGTGCATTTACAGGAGAAATTTCTTGGAAAATGCTTAAAGATGCTGGTGTAGAATACGTTATTTTAGGTCACAGCGAAAGAAGAAATATCTTTAGAGAATCCGATGAATTAATCAACAAAAAAATATTAAAAGCCCTAGAAGTTGGTTTAAATCCCATCTTCTGTGTGGGCGAAAAATTAGAAGAAAGGGAAAATAATCTTACATTTGCTGTTATTGAAACACAAATAAAAAAAGGACTAAAAGGAGTTAAGGATATCGAAAAAGTAATAATCGCCTATGAGCCGGTTTGGGCAATTGGTACGGGTAAAGTTGCAACTCCACATCAAGCACAAGAAGTGCACAAATTTATAAGAAACTTGATTAAAGAAATGTACGGTGATGAAGCCTCAGAAAAGATAAGAATATTGTACGGTGGAAGTATTAAACCAAATAATTTCTTTAAATTAATAATACAACCAGATATTGATGGTGGTTTAGTGGGTGGTGCAAGTCTAAAAGAAAGTTTCATAGAACTTGGCAAAATAATGAAAATAGTGATATAA